In Patescibacteria group bacterium, a single genomic region encodes these proteins:
- a CDS encoding phosphoglycerate kinase: MSKIETLKKLDVKNKRALVRVNFDVPLDEKGKIADNFRIKESLPTIEYLIKQKAKIILISHLGRPALSVGGSNKRKNSKLSLKSIADELGKLLKKKVGFSEDIFGKDIGHNNILLLENIRFWADEEKNSLEFAKKLAKLGDVFINEAFAVSHREHASIVGIPKFLPSAPGFLFEKEIEKLGKIIKNPKKPLVAIIGGAKIETKIKVINKFLKIADKVLIGGALANTIFASKGITMGGSLIDKNSFREVKKINLKSPKLFLPIDLRIWDGKNALYRDIKPLQWFEKALDIGPKTMHLFCDIVMNAKMVVWNGPLGLTDKKPFDEASMRLIKAINKSNAYAIVGGGDTIGFINKIGKGKVFDWMSTGGGAMLDYLANDTLPGIEALRK; encoded by the coding sequence AACGCGCATTAGTGCGTGTTAATTTCGACGTGCCATTAGACGAAAAAGGAAAAATTGCCGATAATTTCAGGATTAAAGAAAGTTTGCCGACAATAGAATATTTAATCAAACAAAAAGCAAAAATTATTTTAATTTCCCATTTAGGGCGCCCCGCCTTATCGGTAGGCGGGTCCAATAAAAGGAAAAACAGTAAGCTGTCTTTGAAGTCAATTGCTGATGAATTAGGAAAACTATTAAAAAAGAAAGTTGGTTTTTCCGAAGATATTTTTGGCAAGGATATTGGACACAACAATATTTTGCTTTTGGAAAATATCAGATTTTGGGCTGATGAAGAAAAAAATTCCCTTGAGTTTGCCAAAAAATTAGCGAAATTAGGGGATGTTTTTATTAATGAAGCATTCGCTGTTTCACACCGCGAACATGCTTCGATTGTGGGCATTCCGAAGTTTTTACCTTCTGCACCAGGATTTTTATTTGAAAAAGAGATAGAAAAATTAGGTAAGATTATAAAAAATCCCAAAAAACCATTGGTGGCCATTATTGGCGGAGCGAAAATCGAAACGAAAATAAAAGTAATTAATAAATTCTTAAAAATTGCTGATAAGGTTTTGATTGGTGGGGCTCTAGCAAACACAATTTTTGCCAGTAAGGGTATTACCATGGGCGGATCATTAATTGATAAGAATTCTTTCAGAGAGGTCAAGAAAATAAACTTAAAGAGCCCAAAATTATTTTTACCCATTGATTTAAGAATTTGGGACGGCAAGAATGCGCTTTATCGGGATATCAAACCATTGCAATGGTTTGAAAAAGCATTGGATATCGGGCCAAAAACAATGCATCTGTTTTGCGATATAGTGATGAATGCAAAAATGGTTGTCTGGAACGGCCCATTGGGATTAACTGATAAGAAGCCATTTGATGAGGCATCTATGAGATTGATCAAGGCGATTAATAAAAGCAATGCTTATGCGATTGTTGGCGGCGGGGATACAATCGGATTCATAAATAAGATCGGCAAAGGAAAGGTTTTTGATTGGATGTCTACTGGCGGCGGAGCAATGCTGGATTATTTGGCAAATGATACCCTGCCGGGTATTGAAGCTCTTAGAAAATAG